Proteins from a single region of Desulfolutivibrio sulfoxidireducens:
- a CDS encoding LysM peptidoglycan-binding domain-containing protein — translation MKAKTALAAGCLILLATGPALSAVRILPVGAPFPAIVIEQPKQEYVVKSGDTIAVIAKKFSVTPNALMSENNIKDARKLKAGQKLVISVPAKPLGAAAPGTPAPAGKPGQAAPVAEVPKSGQAKPFAAEGKAGAKPAKPEAPAASAKPAPEAPAATPAAAPQTATARHAGKTGIIENDTDVPKAIREEFQAYAVKWLNMCDELAVGTPTNKKVRQIGGKWEASYRVMLKDTMGSEVKRVYYDHTPYVGHITYRIISYRCEAPTKDAALKGPYEEKEESVREIFSYSGKDKAWR, via the coding sequence ATGAAAGCCAAAACAGCCCTTGCCGCAGGCTGCCTCATCCTTCTGGCGACCGGCCCGGCCCTTTCCGCCGTCCGGATCCTCCCCGTCGGCGCGCCGTTTCCGGCCATCGTCATCGAACAGCCCAAGCAGGAATATGTGGTCAAAAGCGGCGACACCATCGCCGTGATCGCCAAAAAATTTTCCGTGACCCCGAACGCCCTGATGTCCGAAAACAACATCAAGGACGCCAGGAAGCTGAAGGCCGGCCAGAAACTGGTCATCTCCGTACCCGCAAAGCCGCTTGGCGCCGCCGCCCCGGGCACGCCGGCCCCGGCCGGGAAGCCGGGCCAGGCCGCCCCGGTCGCGGAGGTCCCCAAGTCCGGCCAGGCCAAGCCCTTCGCCGCCGAGGGCAAGGCCGGGGCCAAGCCCGCAAAGCCCGAAGCGCCAGCCGCATCCGCAAAGCCCGCTCCCGAGGCGCCGGCGGCGACGCCCGCGGCCGCCCCCCAGACGGCCACGGCCCGTCATGCCGGCAAGACCGGCATCATCGAAAACGACACCGACGTGCCCAAGGCCATCCGCGAGGAATTTCAGGCCTACGCCGTAAAGTGGCTGAACATGTGCGACGAACTGGCCGTGGGAACGCCCACCAACAAGAAGGTCCGCCAGATCGGAGGCAAATGGGAGGCCAGCTACCGGGTCATGCTCAAGGACACCATGGGCTCGGAGGTCAAGCGGGTCTACTACGACCACACCCCCTACGTGGGGCACATCACCTACCGCATCATCTCCTACCGGTGCGAGGCCCCCACCAAGGACGCCGCGCTCAAGGGACCCTACGAGGAAAAAGAGGAGAGCGTGCGGGAAATCTTCAGCTATTCCGGGAAGGACAAGGCCTGGCGCTAA
- a CDS encoding insulinase family protein has translation MSDTPGFSRVFERMIPEYDANAVMYRHQATGAQVLSISSADENKVFGVAFRTPPADSTGVAHILEHSVLCGSRRYPVKEPFVELLKGSLQTFLNAFTFPDKTCYPVASANTRDFYNLVDVYLDAVFFPLIPEHVFRQEGWHFETDEAGTLRRGGVVFNEMKGAYSSPDSVLAEYSQRLLFPDTAYGVDSGGDPKAIPNLTFEAFRDFHAAYYHPGNARIFFYGDDDPAKRLELLAPYLDAFPPRKTLSAVADQPPFPEPRRTRMPFASGEGDAGRGFVSVNWLLHGARDPGTVLLLEMLEHILIGMPSSPLRKALIDSGLGEDLAGGGLETELKQMTFSTGLKGIDPKDASRVEELVLATLGDIGEKGVPAEAVEAAVNSLEFSLRENNTGSFPRGLSLMLRALTTWLHDGDPLERVCFEAPLTAIKDRLARGERVFETLIEAMFLSNPHRVTLVLEPDQGLDAREEAAEAARLDALAREMGQAGLTRVAEEQARLRAIHETPDSPEALATIPRLGPADLPPDNKRIPTDHSALGDSRLFFHDLPTGGIVYLDLGLDIAGVPETLLPLMPLFGRALLETGTAREDFVSLTRRIARKTGGLSRDVFLTPIKDRPAAIEAGSLLFLHGKATCDKAHDLLEIMSDVLASARLDDRERLTQMALAAKARAERRLAPSGHAAASARLRARFGRAGWAAERMRGLENLFYLRRLCDRMRDDWAGVARDLERLRELVVTKNRAVVNVTLDQKRFEAFRPALADFMAGLPSRVVSPAIWQPGELPRHEGVVIPTQVNFVGLGVDLAKAGYAFHGSALVISRHLRMGYLWDRVRVRGGAYGAFCALDRLAGPMTFVSYRDPHTAKTLEVFQGAADYLKSVELSDDELKQAIVGAIGDLDAYMLPDAQGNAAMGRILAGDDEPGRDRMRREVFAATLDDFRRFGQVLERAMRDAHVVALGSRDALAGLAAALPGMVMTTAL, from the coding sequence ATGTCCGACACGCCCGGATTTTCCCGCGTCTTTGAACGCATGATCCCCGAATACGACGCGAACGCCGTCATGTACCGCCACCAGGCCACCGGGGCCCAGGTCCTGTCCATCTCCAGCGCCGACGAGAACAAGGTCTTCGGCGTGGCCTTTCGCACCCCGCCCGCCGACTCCACGGGCGTGGCCCATATCCTCGAACATTCGGTCCTGTGCGGCTCGCGCCGCTACCCGGTCAAGGAACCCTTCGTGGAACTGCTCAAGGGCTCCCTGCAGACCTTTCTCAACGCCTTCACCTTTCCGGACAAGACCTGCTATCCTGTGGCCAGCGCCAACACCCGGGATTTTTACAATCTGGTCGACGTCTACCTGGACGCCGTGTTCTTCCCGCTGATCCCGGAACACGTCTTTCGCCAGGAGGGCTGGCACTTCGAGACCGACGAGGCCGGAACCCTCAGGCGGGGCGGCGTGGTCTTCAACGAGATGAAGGGGGCCTATTCCTCGCCCGACAGCGTTCTGGCCGAATACTCCCAGCGTCTGCTCTTCCCCGATACGGCCTACGGCGTGGATTCGGGCGGCGACCCCAAGGCCATCCCCAACCTGACCTTCGAGGCCTTCCGCGACTTTCATGCGGCCTACTACCACCCAGGCAACGCCCGCATCTTTTTCTACGGCGACGACGACCCGGCAAAGCGCCTTGAACTTCTGGCCCCCTACCTCGACGCCTTCCCTCCCCGGAAAACCCTGTCGGCCGTGGCCGACCAGCCGCCCTTTCCCGAACCGCGCCGCACCCGGATGCCCTTTGCCTCCGGAGAGGGCGACGCGGGGCGGGGCTTCGTCTCCGTCAACTGGCTCTTGCACGGGGCACGCGATCCCGGGACCGTGCTTCTCCTGGAGATGCTCGAGCACATCCTCATCGGCATGCCCTCCTCACCCCTGCGCAAGGCCCTGATCGATTCCGGCCTGGGCGAGGACCTGGCCGGGGGCGGCCTGGAGACGGAACTCAAGCAGATGACCTTCTCCACGGGCCTTAAGGGCATCGATCCGAAAGACGCCTCGCGCGTGGAGGAACTCGTCCTGGCCACCCTTGGCGACATCGGCGAAAAGGGCGTCCCGGCCGAGGCCGTGGAGGCCGCGGTCAACTCCCTGGAATTTTCCCTACGCGAGAACAACACCGGGTCCTTCCCGCGCGGCCTGTCGCTCATGCTGCGCGCCCTGACCACCTGGCTGCACGACGGCGACCCCCTGGAGCGGGTATGTTTCGAGGCCCCGCTCACCGCGATCAAGGATCGGCTGGCCAGGGGCGAACGGGTCTTCGAGACCTTGATCGAGGCCATGTTTCTGTCCAATCCGCACCGGGTCACCCTGGTGCTGGAACCGGACCAGGGCCTGGACGCCCGCGAGGAGGCCGCCGAGGCCGCCCGCTTGGACGCCCTGGCCAGGGAAATGGGCCAGGCGGGACTTACCCGGGTGGCCGAGGAGCAGGCCAGGCTTCGCGCCATCCACGAGACCCCGGACAGCCCCGAGGCCCTGGCCACCATCCCCAGGCTCGGCCCGGCCGACCTGCCACCGGACAACAAGCGCATCCCCACGGACCACTCGGCCCTTGGCGACTCCCGGCTCTTTTTCCACGACCTGCCGACCGGCGGCATCGTCTACCTGGACCTGGGCCTGGACATCGCCGGCGTGCCCGAGACGCTTCTGCCCCTGATGCCGCTTTTCGGGCGGGCGCTCCTGGAAACCGGCACGGCCCGGGAGGACTTCGTGTCCCTGACCCGGCGCATCGCCCGCAAGACCGGCGGCCTTTCCCGGGACGTCTTCCTCACCCCCATAAAGGACCGCCCCGCCGCGATCGAGGCCGGCAGCCTGCTTTTTCTGCACGGCAAGGCCACCTGCGACAAGGCGCATGACCTGCTGGAGATCATGTCCGACGTGCTGGCCTCGGCCAGGCTCGACGACCGCGAACGCCTGACCCAGATGGCCCTGGCGGCCAAGGCCCGGGCCGAACGGCGTCTGGCCCCGTCCGGGCACGCGGCGGCCTCGGCCAGGCTGCGGGCCCGCTTCGGCCGGGCCGGGTGGGCCGCGGAACGCATGCGCGGCCTGGAAAACCTGTTTTACCTGCGCCGGTTGTGCGACCGGATGCGGGACGACTGGGCGGGTGTGGCCCGCGACCTGGAACGGCTGCGGGAACTGGTGGTGACGAAAAACAGGGCCGTGGTCAACGTGACCCTGGACCAGAAACGCTTTGAGGCCTTCCGTCCGGCCCTGGCTGACTTTATGGCCGGACTGCCCTCCCGGGTGGTTTCCCCCGCGATCTGGCAACCCGGGGAACTTCCCCGCCACGAGGGGGTGGTCATCCCGACCCAGGTCAATTTCGTGGGCCTTGGCGTGGACCTGGCAAAGGCCGGCTACGCATTCCACGGCTCGGCCCTGGTGATCTCCCGGCATCTGCGCATGGGCTATCTGTGGGACCGGGTGCGGGTGCGCGGCGGGGCCTACGGCGCGTTTTGCGCCCTGGACCGCCTGGCCGGCCCCATGACCTTCGTGTCCTACCGCGATCCCCACACCGCGAAAACCCTGGAGGTCTTTCAAGGCGCGGCGGACTACCTGAAGTCCGTGGAGCTTTCGGACGACGAACTCAAGCAGGCCATTGTCGGGGCCATCGGCGACCTGGACGCCTACATGCTCCCCGACGCCCAGGGCAACGCGGCCATGGGCCGCATCCTGGCCGGCGACGACGAGCCCGGCCGCGACCGCATGCGCCGGGAGGTCTTCGCCGCCACCCTGGACGATTTCCGTCGCTTCGGCCAGGTGCTCGAACGGGCCATGCGGGACGCCCACGTGGTGGCCCTTGGCTCCCGCGACGCCCTGGCCGGTCTTGCCGCCGCGCTCCCCGGCATGGTCATGACCACGGCCTTGTGA
- a CDS encoding OmpA family protein produces the protein MRKFNVVVVMLIALVLGLVGPAAAKKQVPKVDNFIFFVDHSSSMAFSYKGQRYVQFGGVSKIMMAKSLARELNKMIPELGYKAGLYTFAPYKEYLGMGPYTQAGMAPAIEKIKTDYEIYGRLTPMGWGLEDLDKLPISTLSGKTGVFIFSDGDSNRGVDPVAVAQSLKGKYGDKLCFFIVDLSDNKHGQEVLKAIAALGGCNCIELGEELLRNEAARAKFLECALYEWIEDEIVIFRSIYFDFDKYNIKKEFVPVLEEGVSIVQGKPKTLVILEGHTDSIGSEQYNMGLGQRRADSVKAFFVKKGIDASRIEAISFGESDPVATNKTAQGRALNRRCVIKFKN, from the coding sequence ATGAGAAAGTTTAACGTTGTTGTGGTGATGCTGATCGCCCTGGTGTTGGGGCTGGTCGGTCCGGCCGCGGCGAAGAAGCAGGTCCCGAAGGTGGACAATTTCATTTTCTTCGTCGACCATTCGAGCTCCATGGCGTTTTCCTACAAGGGACAGCGCTATGTGCAGTTCGGCGGGGTGTCCAAGATCATGATGGCCAAGTCCCTGGCCCGTGAACTGAACAAGATGATTCCCGAACTGGGCTACAAGGCCGGTCTGTACACCTTCGCCCCGTACAAGGAATACCTGGGCATGGGTCCCTACACCCAGGCCGGCATGGCTCCCGCCATCGAAAAGATCAAGACCGACTACGAGATCTACGGCCGCCTGACCCCCATGGGCTGGGGCCTGGAAGACCTGGACAAGCTGCCCATCTCCACCCTGTCCGGAAAGACCGGCGTGTTCATCTTCTCTGACGGCGACTCCAACCGCGGCGTGGATCCCGTTGCCGTGGCCCAGTCCCTGAAGGGCAAGTACGGCGACAAGCTGTGCTTCTTCATCGTCGATCTGTCCGACAACAAGCATGGCCAGGAAGTCCTGAAGGCCATCGCCGCCCTGGGCGGCTGCAACTGCATCGAGCTCGGCGAAGAGCTGCTTCGCAACGAAGCCGCCCGCGCCAAGTTCCTGGAGTGCGCCCTGTACGAGTGGATCGAAGACGAGATCGTGATCTTCCGCAGCATCTACTTCGACTTCGACAAGTACAACATCAAGAAGGAATTCGTGCCGGTTCTGGAAGAAGGCGTGAGCATCGTCCAGGGTAAGCCCAAGACCCTGGTGATCCTCGAAGGCCACACCGACAGCATCGGTTCCGAGCAGTACAACATGGGTCTGGGTCAGCGCCGCGCCGACTCCGTCAAGGCCTTCTTCGTGAAGAAGGGCATTGACGCCAGCCGCATCGAAGCCATCAGCTTCGGCGAGTCCGACCCCGTGGCCACCAACAAGACCGCACAGGGCCGCGCCCTGAACCGTCGTTGCGTGATCAAGTTCAAGAACTAG
- a CDS encoding HAD family hydrolase, whose amino-acid sequence MPQKQRKINAVVFDFDGTLARLVIDFTEMKRQVAGIAGEWLGRRPQPDGLPALEWVEVLARDIEAARPGQGRTFFDAAHAAIRDMEREAATRGGLFPFARKVLRDLGGRGVATAIITRNCGQAVEAVFPDAAGYCRAVLPREAVSRVKPDPGHLLAALEILGVPPEEALMVGDHPLDIETGQRAGTRTAGVASGRVSREALGAAGADYTASDARELCETLFGGGA is encoded by the coding sequence GTGCCGCAAAAACAACGGAAAATCAACGCCGTGGTCTTCGATTTCGACGGCACCCTGGCCCGACTGGTGATCGACTTCACGGAAATGAAGCGCCAGGTGGCCGGGATCGCCGGAGAATGGCTGGGACGACGGCCCCAACCCGACGGATTGCCGGCCCTGGAATGGGTCGAGGTCCTGGCCCGGGACATCGAGGCCGCCCGCCCCGGCCAGGGGCGGACATTTTTCGACGCGGCCCATGCCGCCATCCGGGACATGGAGCGCGAGGCCGCCACGCGCGGCGGGCTTTTCCCCTTCGCCCGAAAGGTGTTGCGCGATCTGGGCGGGCGTGGCGTGGCCACGGCCATCATCACCCGCAACTGCGGCCAGGCCGTGGAGGCCGTGTTCCCGGACGCGGCCGGCTATTGCCGGGCCGTGCTGCCCCGGGAGGCCGTTTCCAGGGTCAAGCCCGATCCCGGGCATCTTTTGGCGGCGCTTGAGATCCTCGGGGTCCCTCCCGAAGAGGCGCTCATGGTCGGAGACCATCCCCTGGATATCGAGACCGGCCAGCGGGCCGGGACGCGCACGGCCGGGGTGGCCTCGGGGCGTGTCTCCCGGGAGGCCCTGGGCGCGGCCGGGGCGGACTACACCGCGTCCGACGCCCGGGAACTGTGCGAGACGCTCTTTGGGGGCGGCGCATGA
- a CDS encoding YybH family protein yields MRRAAVFLLAAVLVCACAKPPPKRHYASADEKNIETLLETYASAWNAGEEKAILRLYADDARMVARLAHAHKVLKKKDLAANLAYILKEQARAGLSVELQKPLRVEIKGETARVRALLRLSYTDQGEAVTVLVDQQLALRRDNYFWKIVREIPEPVGAVSPGTPPGGS; encoded by the coding sequence ATGAGACGGGCGGCCGTGTTCCTGCTTGCGGCGGTCCTTGTGTGCGCCTGCGCCAAGCCCCCGCCCAAGCGCCATTACGCCTCGGCCGACGAGAAAAACATCGAGACCCTTCTCGAAACCTACGCCTCGGCCTGGAACGCCGGGGAGGAAAAGGCCATCCTGCGCCTGTATGCCGACGACGCCCGGATGGTGGCCAGACTGGCCCACGCCCACAAGGTGCTCAAAAAAAAGGATCTGGCCGCCAACCTGGCCTACATCCTCAAGGAGCAGGCCAGGGCGGGGCTTTCCGTCGAGCTGCAAAAACCGCTTCGGGTGGAGATCAAGGGCGAGACGGCCCGGGTCCGGGCCCTGTTGCGCCTGTCCTACACGGACCAGGGCGAGGCCGTGACCGTGCTCGTGGATCAGCAACTGGCGCTGCGCCGGGACAACTATTTCTGGAAGATCGTGCGCGAAATACCCGAGCCCGTGGGCGCGGTCAGCCCGGGCACGCCCCCGGGCGGGTCGTAA
- a CDS encoding geranylgeranyl reductase family protein codes for MHIDTSHDVIVAGAGPAGAAAAFVLARAGARVLVLERAVFPRDKLCAGLLTWKTMDVLERLFETSPEKLASLGVVGHRADRYRIRHRGVALARDDLFYPFHFARRRFFDDWVLRQAVAAGAHVRFGETVRAVDIATGRVTTESGADYAARHVIGADGAASAVRRAFPVDQAAWRARLGMGMECFIDRRDSALAAPAHPDLADDFPTVYAGFIRTGYGWVFPHGDRVAVGLGGLASGDARHMRECFGAFLDFLGLSRDWLSRTKAHLLPYGNFLASPVHDRALLAGDAAGLVENLFGEGIYYALRSGELAGQAVAAALAGGDARAAYLDGLSRDVYPELAGSLRLRELIFSWARFGPAPLWCFLRLGGKRLVEMAHGVRSFRWLRRRAAGPAGRDRE; via the coding sequence ATGCACATCGACACAAGCCACGACGTCATCGTCGCCGGGGCCGGTCCGGCCGGAGCCGCCGCGGCCTTTGTCCTGGCCAGGGCCGGGGCCCGGGTCCTGGTCCTGGAGCGGGCGGTCTTTCCCCGCGACAAGCTGTGCGCCGGCCTTCTGACCTGGAAGACCATGGACGTTCTGGAGCGCCTTTTCGAAACGTCACCGGAAAAACTCGCCTCCCTGGGCGTGGTCGGCCACCGCGCCGACCGCTACCGCATCCGGCATCGGGGCGTCGCCCTGGCCCGTGACGACCTTTTCTACCCCTTCCATTTCGCCCGCCGCCGGTTCTTCGACGACTGGGTGTTGCGGCAGGCCGTGGCCGCCGGGGCGCACGTGCGTTTCGGGGAGACGGTACGGGCGGTGGACATCGCAACGGGGCGCGTGACCACTGAATCCGGGGCGGACTATGCCGCGCGCCATGTCATCGGCGCGGACGGGGCGGCCAGCGCGGTCCGCCGCGCCTTTCCCGTGGACCAGGCGGCCTGGCGGGCGCGTCTGGGCATGGGGATGGAGTGTTTCATCGACCGCCGCGACTCGGCCCTGGCCGCGCCGGCCCATCCCGATCTGGCCGACGATTTCCCCACGGTCTATGCCGGATTCATCCGCACCGGCTACGGCTGGGTCTTCCCCCACGGCGACCGGGTGGCCGTGGGCCTTGGGGGGCTCGCAAGCGGCGACGCCAGGCACATGCGGGAGTGTTTCGGGGCCTTCCTGGATTTTCTGGGGCTGTCCCGGGATTGGCTCTCCAGGACCAAGGCCCACCTTCTGCCCTACGGCAACTTCCTGGCCAGCCCGGTCCATGACCGGGCCCTTCTGGCCGGGGACGCGGCCGGCCTGGTGGAGAATCTTTTCGGCGAGGGCATCTATTACGCCCTGCGCAGCGGCGAGCTGGCCGGCCAGGCCGTGGCCGCCGCGCTGGCCGGGGGCGACGCCCGGGCCGCGTATCTCGACGGGCTGTCCCGGGACGTCTATCCCGAGCTTGCCGGCTCCCTGAGGTTGCGGGAGCTGATTTTTTCCTGGGCCCGGTTTGGTCCGGCGCCGCTGTGGTGTTTCCTGCGCCTGGGGGGAAAGAGGCTGGTGGAGATGGCCCACGGCGTGCGGTCCTTTCGCTGGCTCAGGCGCAGGGCGGCCGGCCCGGCGGGGCGTGATCGCGAGTGA
- a CDS encoding PEP/pyruvate-binding domain-containing protein: protein MFNLFNLFRKSGILDGETPEKEAYRKKYHFFQSLLAGNNMALEIITDIEGVCYGEKPFTLETILDRTERLLKVVYDIAEDLNALSGGRYPGLFDSVERIGIGLLQELVRRKEIEPTAPIMSMESLSLENASETGGKAASLGEVKNRVHLPTPRGFAVTAYACYQFLRENRIFQQAGRFLRGLDIDDTGKLLELSEKARKLVLEAPLPAEVEAALVAEADKLVRDFGPNVRLAMRSSALSEDSESSFAGQHSSVLNVRPGDIVTAYKEVVASVFNPRAVYYRRSKGYPCDHVVMSALCLTMVDAAASGVMYTRDPNDTRKNIILINAVWGLGVGAVEGSSAADFYTVEKKTLSPLTVRVADKETRITLGGEGGLSTESVPEAFRRERCLPEEHITTLAGYGLRLERHYGRPLDIEWALDRKDRLVILQARPLGLDLMCEEEECTGEQTAPAGEVPGFPVLLRGGCTASRGKAAGAAFVVTSDHTLVNIPEGSILIAPQTSPRYVSLLGRVRAIVTDVGSVTGHMASVAREFGIPTLVGTGAGTTTIPHGAEITVDASHRVVYAGRVEQILERKKPVNPMKGSPIYKTARSALKKIAILNLVDPDREDFTPEHCRTLHDVIRFAHEMSMREMFHINEELGVDKSFALRVRAPLPMRILAVDLGGGFGPGCELECDMTDVVSVPFRALLLGMTHPNVHWVGAVGVDVKGFMNIVAESAMAGPDQDERMGGPNYAAVSKNYLNFNSRLGYHFATVDAYCGLNVNDNYITFSFKGGAADIGRRSRRAMLITAILKRLGLHTKLKGDMVTGTVAKYVSPVMEEKLDLIGRLLGSVRLLDMVLSDDGQIEWYVDEFFKGNYSFQRG, encoded by the coding sequence ATGTTCAACCTTTTCAATCTATTCCGCAAAAGCGGCATTCTGGACGGCGAGACCCCGGAAAAAGAGGCCTACAGGAAAAAATACCATTTTTTCCAAAGCCTCCTGGCCGGGAACAACATGGCCCTGGAGATCATCACGGACATCGAGGGCGTGTGCTACGGGGAGAAGCCCTTCACCCTGGAAACCATCCTGGATCGCACCGAACGCCTGCTCAAGGTGGTCTACGACATCGCCGAGGACTTAAACGCCCTCTCCGGCGGTCGCTATCCCGGGCTCTTCGATTCCGTGGAACGCATCGGCATAGGCCTTTTGCAGGAGTTGGTGCGCCGGAAGGAAATCGAGCCCACGGCCCCGATCATGTCCATGGAGAGCCTGAGCCTGGAAAACGCCTCGGAGACCGGGGGCAAGGCCGCAAGCCTCGGCGAGGTGAAAAACCGGGTGCATCTGCCCACGCCCCGGGGATTCGCCGTGACCGCCTATGCCTGCTACCAGTTCCTGCGCGAAAACCGCATCTTCCAGCAGGCCGGCCGGTTTTTGCGGGGCCTGGACATCGACGACACCGGAAAGCTGTTGGAGCTGAGCGAAAAGGCCCGCAAACTGGTCCTTGAGGCCCCGCTTCCGGCCGAGGTGGAGGCGGCCCTGGTCGCGGAGGCGGACAAGCTGGTCCGCGACTTCGGCCCGAACGTGCGTCTGGCCATGCGCAGTTCGGCCTTAAGCGAGGACTCGGAGTCGAGCTTCGCCGGACAGCACAGTTCCGTGCTCAACGTCCGGCCCGGGGACATCGTCACCGCCTACAAGGAAGTGGTGGCCAGCGTATTCAACCCGCGCGCGGTCTATTATCGCCGCAGCAAGGGCTATCCCTGCGACCACGTGGTCATGAGCGCGCTGTGCCTGACCATGGTGGACGCCGCGGCCAGCGGGGTCATGTACACCCGCGATCCCAACGACACCCGCAAGAATATCATCCTGATCAACGCCGTGTGGGGTCTTGGGGTGGGCGCTGTGGAGGGCTCGTCGGCCGCGGACTTCTACACGGTGGAGAAAAAAACCCTGTCCCCCCTGACCGTGCGCGTGGCCGACAAGGAAACGCGCATCACCCTGGGCGGGGAGGGCGGGCTTTCGACCGAATCCGTGCCCGAGGCGTTTCGTCGGGAGCGTTGCCTCCCCGAGGAGCACATCACCACCCTGGCCGGGTACGGCCTGCGTCTGGAGCGCCACTACGGCCGGCCCCTGGACATCGAGTGGGCCCTGGACCGCAAGGACCGGCTGGTCATCCTCCAGGCCCGGCCGCTTGGCCTGGATCTCATGTGCGAGGAGGAGGAGTGCACCGGCGAGCAGACCGCCCCGGCCGGGGAGGTGCCCGGGTTCCCCGTGCTTTTGCGCGGCGGCTGCACAGCCTCGCGGGGCAAGGCCGCCGGGGCGGCCTTCGTGGTCACCTCGGACCACACCCTGGTCAACATCCCCGAGGGCTCCATCCTCATCGCCCCCCAGACCTCGCCCCGCTACGTCTCGCTTCTCGGCCGGGTGCGGGCCATCGTCACCGACGTGGGCAGCGTGACCGGGCACATGGCCTCGGTGGCCCGGGAATTCGGCATCCCCACCCTGGTGGGCACAGGCGCCGGCACGACGACCATCCCCCACGGGGCGGAGATCACTGTGGACGCCTCGCACCGGGTGGTCTACGCCGGACGGGTGGAACAGATTCTCGAGCGCAAAAAGCCGGTCAACCCCATGAAGGGCAGCCCGATCTACAAGACGGCGCGTTCGGCCCTCAAAAAAATCGCCATCCTGAATCTGGTGGACCCGGACCGGGAGGATTTCACCCCCGAGCACTGCCGCACCCTGCACGACGTGATCCGCTTCGCCCACGAGATGTCCATGCGCGAGATGTTCCATATCAACGAGGAGTTGGGCGTCGACAAATCCTTTGCCCTGCGGGTGCGGGCCCCGCTGCCCATGCGCATCCTCGCCGTGGACCTGGGCGGCGGTTTCGGGCCCGGGTGCGAGCTCGAGTGCGACATGACCGACGTGGTCTCCGTCCCCTTCCGGGCCCTGCTTCTGGGCATGACCCATCCCAATGTGCACTGGGTGGGGGCGGTGGGGGTGGACGTCAAAGGGTTCATGAACATCGTGGCCGAGTCGGCCATGGCCGGCCCGGACCAGGACGAACGCATGGGCGGCCCCAACTACGCGGCCGTGTCCAAAAACTACCTGAATTTCAACTCCCGGCTGGGCTACCACTTCGCCACAGTGGACGCCTACTGCGGCCTAAACGTCAACGACAACTACATCACCTTCTCGTTCAAGGGCGGGGCCGCGGACATCGGCCGCCGCTCAAGGCGGGCCATGCTCATCACGGCCATCCTCAAGCGCCTCGGGCTGCACACGAAGCTCAAGGGGGACATGGTCACGGGCACCGTGGCCAAGTACGTCAGTCCGGTCATGGAGGAAAAGCTCGACCTCATCGGGCGGCTTCTGGGGTCCGTGCGCCTTCTGGACATGGTCCTGTCCGACGACGGCCAGATCGAATGGTACGTGGACGAGTTCTTCAAGGGAAACTACAGCTTCCAGCGGGGATAA